A section of the Campylobacter lanienae NCTC 13004 genome encodes:
- a CDS encoding NAD-dependent epimerase/dehydratase family protein has translation MDKNSKIYIAGHNGLVGSMILAELQKQGYNNIIYKTHDQLDLIDQKSVDEFFKTQLPEYVFFSAAFVGGFIKQKKYPAEFLYNNIMMQNNVIWAAAKYGVKKLIYLASACVYPKDAPLPLRESYMLEGAFQPNNESYAIGKVAGIKLCEYLNLEKGKNFLCVAPTSIYGENDNFDLEDSHVQAGIFRKIYLAKCLNEGNLDLLSKDLGLDKELALEFCHKHGIYDTHIQMIGTGAAARDLANFCIYLASNIDFKDLCEYDENGNLISSFVNFTNEDPISIKELAHLIAKIMDYKGELLFEKELSKDDGTLKKSMSKDKFNKLGFKNQISIEKGLKMMIEAYSARGGAERNYLIFFYALYRLRNISLYYTNFNTSNKEK, from the coding sequence ATGGATAAAAACTCTAAAATTTATATAGCTGGGCATAATGGGCTAGTAGGAAGTATGATTTTAGCAGAGTTGCAAAAGCAAGGCTATAATAATATAATCTACAAAACGCACGATCAATTAGATTTGATAGATCAAAAGTCTGTTGATGAATTTTTCAAAACTCAACTACCTGAATATGTATTTTTCAGTGCTGCTTTTGTGGGTGGATTTATCAAACAAAAGAAATATCCGGCTGAATTTTTATACAATAATATCATGATGCAAAATAATGTTATTTGGGCTGCGGCCAAATACGGCGTCAAAAAATTAATATATTTAGCCTCAGCATGTGTCTATCCAAAAGACGCCCCATTGCCGCTTCGTGAGAGCTATATGCTAGAAGGTGCATTTCAGCCAAATAATGAGAGTTATGCTATTGGCAAGGTTGCTGGGATTAAACTATGTGAATATCTAAATTTAGAAAAAGGAAAAAACTTTTTATGTGTTGCTCCAACTAGTATCTATGGAGAAAATGATAATTTTGATTTAGAAGATTCTCATGTTCAAGCTGGAATTTTCCGTAAAATTTATCTAGCAAAATGTTTAAATGAAGGAAATTTAGATCTATTATCTAAAGATTTGGGCTTAGATAAAGAGTTGGCTTTGGAATTTTGCCACAAACACGGCATATATGATACTCATATACAGATGATAGGCACAGGCGCTGCTGCTAGGGATTTAGCTAATTTTTGTATATATTTAGCCTCTAATATAGATTTTAAAGATCTGTGCGAGTATGATGAAAACGGAAATTTGATAAGTTCTTTTGTAAATTTCACAAATGAAGACCCAATTAGCATTAAAGAGTTAGCTCATTTGATAGCTAAAATTATGGATTACAAAGGTGAGCTTCTCTTTGAAAAAGAGCTTAGCAAAGATGATGGGACTCTTAAAAAATCAATGAGTAAAGATAAATTTAATAAACTTGGCTTTAAAAATCAAATTTCTATTGAAAAAGGCCTTAAAATGATGATAGAAGCATATAGCGCTAGGGGGGGGGCAGAGCGTAACTATCTAATTTTCTTTTATGCTCTTTATAGACTTCGTAATATTTCTCTTTATTATACCAATTTTAATACTAGTAATAAGGAGAAATAA
- a CDS encoding NAD-dependent epimerase/dehydratase family protein: MDKTSKIYIAGHTGTLGSAILTELKEQNYTNLIYKSRLELDLTNQKAVADFFKTQKPEYVFLCAAKLDTLGLFTPANVIYENSMLQANIINSAYENNVKKLIFYGSAWAYPQKANNPITEQDLLNGKLDTKAVAYGLSKIIGTKMCEAYNLQYNTNFITLYLSNLYGQTAEFDLTKAKVLPALLRKFHLAKLLNEDKFDLVLKDLNLDKNEAKKVLDKFGISKEYVEIWGSGNVVREFLHAKDLADASIFVMKNVNFDSLKSEQETHLNVGSGEFLSIKELAFLIKDIVGFNGDIKFNTDKPDSTMDRMLDTSKIKSLGWKHKINLEEGVKMLYQWYKNGGGYELNLKSINNSKFTHLYSNCNFTMPFGLGSKAA; this comes from the coding sequence ATGGATAAAACCTCTAAAATTTATATCGCAGGACATACAGGAACACTTGGCTCTGCTATATTAACAGAATTAAAAGAGCAAAATTACACAAATTTAATTTATAAATCAAGACTTGAATTAGATCTCACAAATCAAAAAGCTGTAGCTGATTTTTTTAAAACACAAAAACCCGAATATGTATTTTTGTGTGCAGCAAAACTTGATACTTTAGGGCTTTTTACACCTGCTAATGTAATTTATGAAAATAGCATGCTTCAAGCAAATATTATAAATTCTGCCTATGAAAATAATGTTAAAAAGCTTATATTTTATGGCTCAGCTTGGGCCTATCCACAAAAAGCCAATAATCCTATAACCGAACAAGATTTATTAAATGGCAAATTAGATACCAAAGCCGTGGCGTATGGTTTGTCAAAAATCATAGGCACAAAAATGTGCGAAGCTTATAATCTACAATACAACACTAATTTTATAACCCTATATCTTTCTAATCTATACGGGCAAACGGCTGAATTTGACCTTACAAAAGCTAAAGTTTTGCCGGCTTTACTTAGAAAATTTCATTTGGCTAAACTATTAAATGAAGATAAATTTGATTTAGTTTTAAAAGATTTAAATCTTGACAAAAATGAAGCTAAAAAAGTTTTAGACAAATTTGGTATAAGCAAAGAATATGTAGAAATTTGGGGAAGCGGAAATGTTGTGCGTGAGTTTCTTCATGCTAAAGATTTGGCAGATGCTTCTATTTTTGTTATGAAAAATGTAAATTTCGATAGTCTTAAATCAGAACAAGAAACACACTTAAATGTTGGCAGTGGCGAATTTTTAAGTATTAAAGAATTGGCATTTTTGATTAAAGATATTGTCGGATTTAATGGCGATATTAAATTTAATACAGATAAGCCAGATTCTACAATGGATAGAATGCTTGATACTTCAAAAATCAAAAGTCTAGGCTGGAAACATAAAATAAATTTAGAAGAAGGAGTCAAAATGCTGTATCAATGGTATAAAAATGGGGGGGGGTATGAGCTAAATTTAAAATCAATAAATAATTCTAAATTTACTCATTTATATTCAAATTGCAATTTCACTATGCCTTTTGGCTTAGGCTCAAAGGCTGCGTGA
- a CDS encoding GDP-L-fucose synthase family protein, with the protein MEKNSKIYIAGHRGLVGSAILRKLQNDGYLNLIYKTHDELDLTNQQEVKKFFEIEKPEFVILCAAKAGGIGANSKYRADFIYQNLMIECNVIHQAYLSGVKKLLFIASTTVYPKNATLPTNESWMLKGDLDYANKPYALSKIAGCLMCESYNLQYNTNFISITPTNLYGDNDKFDLEKSHVVPGILRKMHLAKLLNENRYDELLNDLNIPNLDEALVYLNKFGINENSVEIWGDGTPTREFLHSDDLAEAALFIMKKINFKDLIDNSQEIQNTHLNIGPNKNITIKELATLIKEIVGFKGDLTFNANRPNGAMNKLTDCSKIHSLGWKHKINLEEGVKMLYQWYKNGGGYELNLKSINNYKFTPSPYTLKRSVNG; encoded by the coding sequence ATGGAGAAAAACTCTAAAATTTATATCGCAGGACATAGAGGTCTAGTCGGTAGTGCTATTTTACGAAAATTACAAAATGATGGTTATCTAAATTTGATATATAAAACACATGATGAATTAGATCTTACTAATCAGCAAGAAGTTAAAAAATTTTTTGAGATAGAAAAACCGGAATTTGTGATACTCTGTGCCGCCAAAGCTGGTGGAATAGGCGCCAATAGCAAATATAGAGCAGATTTCATCTATCAAAATTTAATGATAGAGTGTAATGTCATCCATCAAGCATATTTAAGTGGTGTTAAAAAATTGCTTTTTATAGCTTCAACTACAGTTTATCCTAAAAACGCCACCTTGCCAACTAATGAATCTTGGATGTTAAAAGGTGATTTGGATTATGCTAATAAGCCTTATGCCTTATCCAAAATCGCTGGTTGTTTGATGTGTGAGTCATATAATTTACAATACAACACAAATTTCATATCCATAACTCCTACAAATTTATATGGTGACAATGACAAATTTGATTTAGAAAAATCACATGTAGTCCCTGGAATTTTAAGAAAAATGCACTTAGCCAAACTCCTAAATGAAAATAGATATGATGAGCTACTAAATGATTTAAATATACCAAATTTAGATGAAGCTTTAGTTTATTTAAACAAATTTGGCATAAATGAAAATAGCGTAGAAATATGGGGTGATGGCACTCCTACAAGAGAATTTTTACATAGTGATGACCTAGCAGAGGCTGCCTTGTTTATCATGAAAAAGATAAATTTTAAAGATCTTATCGATAACTCACAAGAGATACAAAATACCCATCTAAATATAGGTCCAAATAAAAATATTACAATTAAAGAGCTAGCAACATTAATCAAAGAGATAGTTGGATTTAAAGGCGATTTGACTTTTAACGCTAATCGCCCTAATGGAGCAATGAATAAACTAACTGATTGTTCAAAAATTCACTCTTTAGGCTGGAAACATAAAATAAATTTAGAAGAAGGAGTCAAAATGCTGTATCAATGGTATAAAAATGGGGGGGGGTATGAGCTAAATTTAAAATCAATAAATAATTATAAATTTACCCCAAGTCCTTACACTCTTAAAAGGAGTGTAAATGGATAA
- a CDS encoding dTDP-4-dehydrorhamnose 3,5-epimerase family protein, producing MAIEFDIQESKKLKGVYIITPNKFRDLRGEIWSAFTSEAIDKLLPNNLRFIHDKFIYSKHNVIRGIHGDKNTYKLATCVYGQIHQVVVDCREDSPTYLQYEEFIIDADNQKMILVPAGFGNAHYVSSQSAVYYYKCAYIGKYTDADEQFTYAWNDPRIGIEWPTTNPILSERDMLITQN from the coding sequence ATGGCGATAGAATTTGATATACAAGAATCTAAAAAACTAAAAGGCGTTTATATCATCACTCCTAATAAATTTAGGGATTTAAGGGGTGAGATTTGGTCAGCATTTACTAGCGAAGCTATCGATAAACTCCTTCCAAATAATCTAAGATTTATCCATGATAAATTTATTTACTCAAAGCACAATGTAATCCGTGGCATTCATGGCGATAAAAATACATACAAATTAGCTACTTGCGTATATGGGCAGATCCACCAAGTAGTAGTAGATTGCCGTGAAGATTCTCCTACATATTTACAATATGAAGAGTTTATAATAGACGCTGATAATCAAAAGATGATTTTAGTCCCAGCTGGTTTTGGCAATGCTCATTATGTTAGCTCACAAAGTGCGGTCTATTATTACAAATGTGCGTATATAGGCAAATATACAGACGCAGATGAGCAATTTACTTATGCTTGGAATGACCCTAGAATAGGCATAGAGTGGCCTACAACTAATCCGATTTTATCAGAGCGAGATATGCTTATCACGCAAAATTAA